CCCTGGCGATGGATATCAGTGCCTATTCCATGGTGGCGATCACCCGTTTTGCAGAGCCCCTGATGACCGAAGGCGGCAGTATTGTTACCATGACCTATCTGGGCTCGACCCGGGCGGTTCCCAATTACAATGTTATGGGTGTGGCGAAGGCGGCTTTGGAAGCCTCTGTTCGTTATCTTGCTGCCGAACTGGGTGAGAAAGGGATTCGCGTCAACGCCATTTCCGCTGGTCCGATCCGCACGCTGGCGGCTTCCGGTATTGCCAATTTCCGTTCCAAAATCAAGCTGATGGACGATCATGCTCCGTTGCGTCGCACGGTGACTCAGGAGGAAGTCGGTAAAACGGCCGTTTACTTCCTGTCTGATCTCAGTAGTGGTGTGACCGGTGAGGTGCACCTGGTGGATGCTGGCTTCAACTTTGTTGTCAGTGCTTAAGCCAGCTCTCATGCTGAACAATGTTCAAGATGTTTCTAAAAAAGGGCCCCGATGGGCCCTTTTTGTGTAAAGGACAGTGGTGGACGTTCTCGGTCAGATTTCCGGACTCAAAGCTGCCCAGATCAATGCTCTGGAGCGTATTTACCGACGTCGGATGCGGCCCGAAGAGGTGGTGTCAGCGGAATTGGCCCGTTTTATGTGCGGCCTGTCCCATGAAATTCGCCGCCAGATCGGTGTGCTGATTGACCGCTCCGGTGTCGTCAAATATGTCATGGTGGGTGATGATCGTGAGATTATGCTGCCCGACCTGTCAGATTATGCCCTGGGGCGTAGTGGACTGCGCGGACTGCGCTGTGTCCATACCCACCTGAAAAATGAATTCCTTTCTGAAGACGATTTGACTGACCTGGCTCTCCTGCGCCTTGACATGATGGTTGCCCTCGGTGTCAATCCACGTGGATTTCCCGCTTCTGTCTATTATGCGCATCTCTTGCCGGAAAATCCTGCCCAGCAGCAGGTCGAGCAGTTGGAGTTGCGCAGTTTCGAGCAACTTAATCTGGATCTGTCGGCGTTTTTACGTTCTCTGGAAAATGAGCTGGAGCGGACCGTTGACAGTGGGCAGGTGGATCTGTCTGATCCGCGTGAGCGGGCGATTCTGATTTCCGTCAGTCAGGCACCCCGCCGGGAAATTGAGGATTCGCTGTGTGAATTACAGGAACTGGCACGGACAGCGGATGTCTTGGTGCTGGACCAGGTGATTCAGCGTCCTCAGCGTCTCAATCCCCGTTATCTGATGGGGGAGGGCAAGATCAAGGATGTGGTGATTCGGGCGTTGCAACAGCGTGCGACGATGCTGGTTTTCGATCAGGATCTCAGCCCGACGCAGGTACGCTCCATTGCGGCATTGACGGATTTGAAGGTCATTGATCGCTCCCAAGTGATTCTCGATATCTTTGCCCGCCGTGCCCATACTCTGGATGGCAAAGTCCAGGTGGAATTGGCTCAGCTTAAATACATTTTGCCGCGGCTGATGGGCAAAGGCACGGCCCTGTCGCGTCTGATGGGGGGTATCGGCGGGCGTGGTCCCGGTGAAACCAAGCTGGAGATCGACCGCCGCCGCATTCGAGATCGCATCAGTCGACTGGAAAAACGTCTCAAAGAGATGGCTAAGGGACGTCTGCAGCGACGTAGCAAACGGATGCGTTCCGAGGTGCCGATTATCTCTATTGTCGGCTATACCAATGCCGGTAAATCCACCTTACTCAATGCTTTGACCCAGAGTGAGGTGTTTACCGAGGATCTGCTGTTTGCCACGCTGGATACGTCAACGCGCCGGTTGCGTTTTCCTCTCGAGCGTGAGGTGATCATTACTGATACCGTCGGGTTTATTCGCCAATTGCCCGAGAGTCTGATGGGCGCGTTCAAGTCAACCCTGGAAGAGCTCTCTGATGCTGACCTGTTAATGCATGTGGTTGATGTTTCCAATCCCCGCTTTGAAGAACAGATTCGCGCCGTTGACCATATTCTGGCAGACCTGGATTTGGGACAGATACCGAGCCTGCTGGTGTTTAACAAGATTGATCAAATTGATGCCGAGGAATGTGCGCAGTTATGCCGTCGCTTCGATGCCATTGCCGTCTGCGCCCGTGAACGTAAAACCTTTACGACGTTGTTGGAGGCGTTAGAGCAGCGTTTCTGGCCCTTGGAAGCTATGGCCGAGAAGCTTGACAGTGAATGACTTTTTCTATAGCCTTGGCCCGAGTTTGTCGGGAGAAATCAAGGTGTTGTCACTTGATTGCAGGTGTGAGAGGTAACTTTTTTCAGATGATTCGCTGGTGTTCAATAGTCTGTTGTGCCGTGTTGGCCGGTTGCGTTGCGTCGCCTTCCACAGAGGTTGCGACGATCCGATTGCACAATGAATCGGCACTCCCCATGACGGTTCAGGACGGTGATGAATCATCCGGCTGTGTCGTTATAACGGAGGAGACACAAACACACAGCGGTGATGAAACCTCAGCTGACGAAGCGCTTCTGACTGCCAATCTCACCCCTCCGGAAGATTTAGGGGTCGTTCTTGAACCCGAGCCTCTGTTCGACTTTCCCGTCGTGGAAAATGACAAGGTGCGCTATCTGGTTGACTATTACACCGGACCGGGGCGGCGGACATTTACTCGCTGGTTGCAACGTTCCAGTCGCTATCTGCCGATGATGCGCGACGTCTTCAAGCGCGAAGGGCTTCCTCAGGATCTGGCAACTCTGGCCATGGTCGAATCCGGCTTCAATAGCAATGCCCACAGTTGGGCCAACGCTGTCGGTCATTGGCAGTTTATTGAGTCGACCGGACAGATGTATGGTCTGGAAAATACCTGGTGGCGTGATGAACGTCGCGACATGGAAAAGGCCACTTTGGCAGCTGCGCGTTATCTTAAAGACCTGTACCAGCGTTTTGACGGTAACTGGTATCTTGCTGTCGCTTCCTACAATGCCGGACCGGGGAAAATCTCCCGCGCGGTCAAAAAATATCACACCACAGATTTCTGGGAGCTCAGCAAGGGCTCCTATCTTAAAGACGAAACCAAAAATTACGTGCCCAAGCTTCTGGCTGCGCTGTTGATCAGCAAGCAGCCGGTGAAATACGGTTTTTGTGATCTGGACTATGAAGCACCCCTGGTTTTTGACACGGTAACCGTGTCCGAAGCCACAGATCTCGAAGTGATTTCAGAGCTGACCGGGGCCACATACGATGATCTCAAACGGCTTAATCCTGAACTCAAACGCTGGTGTACCCCTCCCGGAGAAACTCATTATACCCTGCGTGTTCCTGGCGGATGTGCTGAGGGCTTTTCCGAAAAGTATGCGGCGATTCCTTCTTCGGAGCGCGCCCGCTATAAGCGCCATCAGATTAAGTCCGGAGATACTCTGCTCAAACTGGCGCAAACCTATCATATCCGAGTCGAGGATATTACCAGCTTGAATAAAATCAGTAATCCTCGCGCCTTACGGATCGGTCAAAATCTGATTTTGCCGTTGCATCGCGACTACAGTAATCGTCCCTTGGCGGAGCTCGAAGATGATTATCTGCGTTCTAAGCGGCGTCATTATACGGTGCGCTCGGGCGACAGTTTGTGGAGTATCGCCAAAAAATGCAATGTGACGGAAAAACAGTTGCGGGTGTGGAATCGCCTGGGCTGGAGTAATGTCATTCGTCCGGGGCAGAAGTTGCTGGTGTCGGCACCATCCTCCTCCGTCGCGTCGCGGAGCGGGAAAACCGTCCGAAAAGTGGTCTACCAGGTGCGCTCCGGCGATACGTTGTGGGGGATTGGTCGCCAGTTCTCGGTGCAGGCCCGCGACATTCGCCAATGGAATGATCTGGATGAAAATCATATCCTGCAACCGGGCGATGAATTGACCTTGCTGGTGCAGGGTGATCGTCGTTCCTGAGTCACTGTCGAATGCTTTGACTTTTTCAGTGCCGGTTGCTAGACTCGCGCGACGAAAATCAAGGACAGATGATCCTTGAAAACCCCGGATGTATTTTCAACATCCTGCTAGTGCTTTTTCGATGTCACTATGAAAGGTGTAACACTTCATGTTGAACTTCCTTATTGCATTTGTTTTTGGAACTCTGGCCGTGGTTCCTCTGAATATCGTTTATCAGCTGCAGCTGATCTATTGTGGCCTTATTTCCATGGTGTTGTTTGCCGTGGTTTACCTGTTGCTGGCGCGGCGGACCATGAATAAGGTCATGGCACTGATGCAGACGGCTCAGCGTGATGTCCAGGCGAATCGTTTTGAAAAGGCGATTGCGACGCTGCATGAAGGCTTCAAATATGCGCCGTGGCAGTTCTACGTCAAGGGCCAGATTAATGCCCAGATCGGCACGTTGCTTTATCTGAAAAAAGACTTTGCCAAAGCCATGCCCTATCTTGAAAAATCCTTTGTCAAACACTGGGTTGCCATGGGGATGCTGGCTGTCAGTTATATGAAGCGCAACAAGCCGGAAAAGATGGCGGAAACGTTTGAGAAGGCGACGACCGCCACGCGAAAAGAACCGTTTATCTGGAACCTGTATGCCTATTGTCAGGATAAGATCGGCCAGCGTGAAAAAGCGATTGCCACCTTGCAAAAAGGGATCAAGAAAACCGGTGGTGATGAGCGTCTTGAGGCGTCCATTACTGCGTTGGAGCAGGGCAAACGTATGAAGATGGAGGATTATGGTGACATTTGGTACCAGTTCCATCTGGAAAAAACCGGTGCCATCATCAAGAAGCAAACCAAAGCAGCACAGGGGCGGCGCAAAATGCCGCGCGTCTGATATGGCCAAGAAAAACAAAGACGAGCAAAACACGTTTAAAAATAACCCCTTCAAATCTGTGAAGGGGTTTTGTGTTTCCGAACCGAAAAAAAAACCGCAAAAACCCGTGAAGAAGCCGGTTGAGACACCTTGTGACGATGCTGATATTGACTTTGCATCAGCGATGGAACGGCTTGGTGTGGAGGGGCTACCCTCCCAGGGACTTATGGCTGAGCGCCCTGTGGAAGATGCCTTTTTAGACGATGAGGACGCTTCTGTCATCGTTGACGATATGGACGATGAGAGCCTTTTTCTCGCCAGCATGGGCGAGATCGACACGGTGTTCAGAGATGAATTTCCTGACGATGAGGACGACACGCCTCGTGCGGAACCACGCCGTATGAAACAACTGAGACAAGGTAAGCTCCGTCCTCAGGATACACTCGATTTGCATGGCTGCTATCGCGATGAAGCGCGCAAAAAAGTGCGTCTGTTTCTCAAGCATCGTTTTGATCAGGGGATGCAGACGGTGTTGATTATTACCGGTCGCGGCAAACGTTCTCCCGGTGGAGAATCTGTTTTACGCCAGGATGTTGAGCGCTATCTGACAACCCAAGCTCAGGCGTGGGTGGCTGAATGGGGCCGGGCGCCAAAGCAACATGGGGGCGAAGGTGCGCTGGTGGTTTTTTTACGCCAGAAAAAATAGCGTGTTTATCGGGGCGTCACTTTCAACAGACGCCCCTTTTTATTGTCGGTGAGAAGATAAACGGCACCGTCAGGTCCTGTGACG
This is a stretch of genomic DNA from uncultured Desulfuromonas sp.. It encodes these proteins:
- a CDS encoding Smr/MutS family protein, translated to MKKPVETPCDDADIDFASAMERLGVEGLPSQGLMAERPVEDAFLDDEDASVIVDDMDDESLFLASMGEIDTVFRDEFPDDEDDTPRAEPRRMKQLRQGKLRPQDTLDLHGCYRDEARKKVRLFLKHRFDQGMQTVLIITGRGKRSPGGESVLRQDVERYLTTQAQAWVAEWGRAPKQHGGEGALVVFLRQKK
- a CDS encoding LysM peptidoglycan-binding domain-containing protein, giving the protein MIRWCSIVCCAVLAGCVASPSTEVATIRLHNESALPMTVQDGDESSGCVVITEETQTHSGDETSADEALLTANLTPPEDLGVVLEPEPLFDFPVVENDKVRYLVDYYTGPGRRTFTRWLQRSSRYLPMMRDVFKREGLPQDLATLAMVESGFNSNAHSWANAVGHWQFIESTGQMYGLENTWWRDERRDMEKATLAAARYLKDLYQRFDGNWYLAVASYNAGPGKISRAVKKYHTTDFWELSKGSYLKDETKNYVPKLLAALLISKQPVKYGFCDLDYEAPLVFDTVTVSEATDLEVISELTGATYDDLKRLNPELKRWCTPPGETHYTLRVPGGCAEGFSEKYAAIPSSERARYKRHQIKSGDTLLKLAQTYHIRVEDITSLNKISNPRALRIGQNLILPLHRDYSNRPLAELEDDYLRSKRRHYTVRSGDSLWSIAKKCNVTEKQLRVWNRLGWSNVIRPGQKLLVSAPSSSVASRSGKTVRKVVYQVRSGDTLWGIGRQFSVQARDIRQWNDLDENHILQPGDELTLLVQGDRRS
- the fabI gene encoding enoyl-ACP reductase FabI produces the protein MGLMTGKRGIIFGVANEMSIAWGIAQQLREQGATLAFTYLNEALEKRVRPLAESLDAEMILPCNVSSDQEIEAVFDEVKKQWGTLDFVVHAVAYADREDLKQPYSKTSREGFALAMDISAYSMVAITRFAEPLMTEGGSIVTMTYLGSTRAVPNYNVMGVAKAALEASVRYLAAELGEKGIRVNAISAGPIRTLAASGIANFRSKIKLMDDHAPLRRTVTQEEVGKTAVYFLSDLSSGVTGEVHLVDAGFNFVVSA
- the hflX gene encoding GTPase HflX; the encoded protein is MDVLGQISGLKAAQINALERIYRRRMRPEEVVSAELARFMCGLSHEIRRQIGVLIDRSGVVKYVMVGDDREIMLPDLSDYALGRSGLRGLRCVHTHLKNEFLSEDDLTDLALLRLDMMVALGVNPRGFPASVYYAHLLPENPAQQQVEQLELRSFEQLNLDLSAFLRSLENELERTVDSGQVDLSDPRERAILISVSQAPRREIEDSLCELQELARTADVLVLDQVIQRPQRLNPRYLMGEGKIKDVVIRALQQRATMLVFDQDLSPTQVRSIAALTDLKVIDRSQVILDIFARRAHTLDGKVQVELAQLKYILPRLMGKGTALSRLMGGIGGRGPGETKLEIDRRRIRDRISRLEKRLKEMAKGRLQRRSKRMRSEVPIISIVGYTNAGKSTLLNALTQSEVFTEDLLFATLDTSTRRLRFPLEREVIITDTVGFIRQLPESLMGAFKSTLEELSDADLLMHVVDVSNPRFEEQIRAVDHILADLDLGQIPSLLVFNKIDQIDAEECAQLCRRFDAIAVCARERKTFTTLLEALEQRFWPLEAMAEKLDSE